A section of the Spirosoma pollinicola genome encodes:
- the era gene encoding GTPase Era codes for MNTQTIANFPADHKAGFVSIVGKPNVGKSTLMNQLVGERLSIITAKAQTTRHRIMGILNGVHNGQEFQLVYSDTPGIIKPLYKLHESMMSFVRGSIEDADVVLFVTDIFEQHDENDVIERLQKSEVPVILIINKIDQATQDQVNEKIDYWQEHFNAQEIIPISALNAFNTERVFEAVMSRLPQHPPYFPKDELTDKPERFFASEIIREKIFLNYKKEVPYSSEVVVTGFNEKDDIIVIQAEILVERATQRAILLGEGGKMIKKTGIMAREELERFFGKKVYLEQFVKVEPDWRQKERMLKRLGYDE; via the coding sequence ATGAATACACAAACCATTGCCAATTTCCCAGCCGATCATAAGGCTGGCTTCGTTAGTATAGTCGGTAAGCCAAACGTAGGCAAGTCCACACTGATGAATCAACTCGTCGGGGAGCGGTTATCGATCATCACCGCTAAGGCACAGACCACCCGCCACCGCATCATGGGCATCCTCAACGGAGTTCATAATGGCCAGGAATTCCAACTCGTTTATTCTGATACACCCGGCATCATTAAGCCATTGTACAAACTCCATGAGTCCATGATGAGTTTTGTTCGTGGTTCTATTGAAGATGCCGATGTGGTGCTGTTCGTAACCGACATTTTCGAGCAACATGACGAAAACGACGTGATCGAGCGACTTCAGAAATCTGAAGTCCCTGTTATTCTGATCATCAACAAAATTGATCAGGCAACACAGGATCAGGTAAATGAGAAAATAGACTACTGGCAGGAGCATTTTAACGCGCAGGAAATCATCCCTATTTCGGCGTTGAACGCGTTTAACACGGAGCGTGTGTTTGAAGCCGTTATGAGCCGACTGCCGCAGCACCCACCCTATTTTCCGAAAGACGAACTAACCGACAAACCCGAGCGGTTTTTTGCGTCAGAAATTATCCGGGAGAAGATCTTCCTCAATTACAAAAAGGAAGTACCTTATAGTAGCGAAGTCGTTGTTACGGGATTTAATGAAAAGGATGATATTATTGTCATTCAAGCCGAAATTCTGGTTGAACGAGCTACGCAACGGGCCATTTTGCTTGGCGAAGGCGGCAAAATGATCAAGAAAACGGGCATTATGGCTCGTGAAGAACTCGAACGCTTCTTCGGTAAAAAAGTATATCTCGAACAATTCGTTAAAGTAGAACCCGATTGGCGGCAAAAAGAGCGTATGCTCAAGCGGCTGGGATATGATGAATAA